In Thalassophryne amazonica chromosome 4, fThaAma1.1, whole genome shotgun sequence, a genomic segment contains:
- the LOC117509539 gene encoding centrosomal protein of 57 kDa-like: protein MYGDTLPRQEELRYRLQRSCTQQPDNPAVSLSLPVSYKGFPTQRRISSPRKTFPESKHEEILSNLRYLKEKIRRLELEKRHGQSILTNACEAKSSPRLQSDEVSRRSCTSAEASKTPDQCSCSHLSPSSSSTALITKLDAAESRCVKLERQLDLLRRMCRPQTHQTDPLKEQVHRFNVEPSCRNSLNSRVSMKSARSADMKVDPLAEQVQMEKLERLQQDYVRITHRQTDTQVKIRELEMKLHEEEHHRKLMQDQMNQLCTGLEANRILLQSRSPPLSATQPKEKKSNTMKFVPQQTSVKPHYRLNRRDVDFIIGMSAGCSHPVTANIPSVLSPLKKYHLLLVNKPVQNTSEMTDQGHANESSSGMDELSELLQALREEQQLMSRKHDELMKQLEESMSKEERKALHREQERLLLEMEKKGEQIGKIYRHQRQTKLVHKEAKSDRRATTAAPRGHPAAQLKPRPGELSRRNLELLRDFKAVQASLKT from the exons CGCTCCTGCACGCAACAACCAGACAATCCAGCTGTATCGTTGAGCCTGCCAGTGTCTTATAAGGGCTTTCCTACTCAGCGGCGAATATCATCACCCAGAAAGACTTTTCCAGAGAGCAAGCATGAAG AAATTCTTTCAAACTTGAGGTACCTGAAGGAGAAGATCAGGAGATTGGAGCTAGAAAAAAGACATGGTCAGTCCATTCTGACTAATGCGTGTGAAGCTAAATCAAGTCCACGTCTTCAGAGTGATGAAGTCTCACGGAGATCCTGCACAAGTGCAGAAGCAAGCAAGACACCCGACCAGTGCAGCTGCAGCCACT TGTCCCCTAGTTCTTCGTCCACAGCGTTGATCACAAAGCTGGATGCTGCAGAGTCTCGCTGTGTGAAGCTGGAGCGACAATTGGACCTGCTGAGGAGGATGTGTCGCCCCCAAACACACCAGACCGACCCGCTGAAAGAACAGGTTCACCGCTTCAACGTGGAGCCAAGCTGCAGAAATTCTCTGAACTCTCGGGTTTCCATGAAGTCAGCCAGGTCAGCTGATATGAAGGTTGACCCGCTGGCTGAGCAAGTCCAGATGGAGAAGCTGGAAAGGCTGCAGCAGGATTATGTCAGGATCACACACAGGCAGACTGACACACAG GTGAAGATTCGTGAGCTGGAGATGAAATTACATGAGGAGGAGCACCACAGAAAGCTGATGCAGGATCAGATGAACCAG TTATGCACGGGTTTGGAGGCCAATCGGATCCTTCTGCAGTCCAGATCACCGCCTTTATCCGCGACACAACCCAAAGAAAAGAAGTCCAATACAATG AAATTCGTACCTCAGCAGACATCTGTAAAGCCACACTACCGACTGAACCGCAGAGATGTGGATTTCATTATTGGAATG TCTGCAGGCTGCAGCCACCCAGTCACAGCCAACATCCCATCAGTTTTATCTCCCCTCAAGAAATACCACCTGCTTCTCGTCAACAAACCAGTGCAGAACACCTCTGAGATGACTGATCAGGGACATGCCAATGAATCCTCCTCCGGAATGGACGAGCTCTCAGAATTACTGCAAGCCCTGCGAGAAGAACAGCAGCTCATGAGCAG GAAGCACGACGAGTTAATGAAGCAGCTGGAAGAGAGCATGTCTAAGGAGGAGAGAAAAGCTCTTCACAGGGAGCAGGAAAGGCTGCTTCTGGAAATGGAGAAGAAAGGAGAGCAGATCGGTAAAATCTACCGACATCAAAGACAG ACAAAACTAGTCCATAAAGAAGCCAAGAGTGACAGAAGGGCTACGACAGCGGCCCCTAGAGGTCACCCTGCTGCACAGCTCAAACCCAGACCAGGAGAACTCAGCAGGAGGAATTTGGAGCTGTTAAGAGACTTCAAGGCAGTGCAGGCTTCACTAAAGACCTGA